DNA from Sinorhizobium arboris LMG 14919:
TCGGGATTGGGTCTCGCGCATGCTCAACCCTCGGCCGCTGCGTCCGGGCGAGGCAGTGCCCATGAGCTTCGATCTGTCCCGGGCGCATCTCTTCGACGGCGAGACCGGAAAGGCTTTGGCAGGCTGACATGGCGAGGATCGAGAAAATAGAACTGCGGATGGTGGATCTTCCGCCGAAGGTCAAGCGGACCGACGCCATCCAGAGCTTCGTGAGCCAGGAAACGCCGATCGTCACGATCACGGATGCCGACGGGGCGACCGGCACCGGTTACAGCTACACGATCGGCACCGGCGGATCCTCCGTCATGCGGCTGCTCTCCGATCATCTGGTTCCGATCCTGCTCGGGGAAGATGCGGACTGCATAGAGGCGCTTTGGCACAGGATGGAGTTTGCGACGCATGCGACGACCATCGGCGCCATCACGGCCCTGGCGCTCGCCGCCGTCGACACGGCGCTATGGGACCTGCGGGCGAAAAAGCAGAAGCTGCCGCTCTGGAAACTGGCGGGCGGCGCGAAGGAAAGTTGCCCGCTTTACACCACCGAGGGCGGCTGGCTGCACATCGAAAAGCAGGCTCTCGTAGACGACGCATTGCAGGCGAAGGCCAAGGGCTTCTCCGGATCTAAGGTCAAGATCGGCAAGCCGAGCGGGGCGGAGGATTACGACAGGCTCTCAGCCATGCGCGCAGCCCTTGGCGACGGTTTCGAAATCATGACGGATTGCAACCAGGGTTTTACCGTCGACGAGGCGATCCGCCGGGCCGCCCGGCTCCGCGAACTCGATCTCGCCTGGATCGAGGAACCGCTGCCGGCCGACGATCTCGACGGCCACATCCGCCTGACGCGGTCGACGCCGACGCCGATCGCCGTCGGCGAATCCATCTATTCGATCCGCCACTTCCGCGAATATATGCAGAAGGGCGCCTGCTCGATCGTCCAGGTGGACGTGGCGCGGATCGGCGGCATCACTCCCTGGCTGAAAGTGGCCCATGCGGCGGAAGCTTTCGACATTCCCGTCTGCCCGCATTTCCTGATGGAACTGCATGTGAGCCTCGTTTGCGCGGTGCCCAACGGGAAATATGTCGAATACATTCCGCAGCTCGACGACCTGACGCAGAAGGGCATGGAGATCCGGGAAGGCAGGGCGGTCGCGCCTTCCGATCCGGGCATCGGTATCGCCTGGGACTGGGAAGCGGTCCGGGCGCGCTCGGTTGCCGAGTTCACCCGCGAGTTCCGCCGGTAGAAGGGAACGGTCATGCAGAGAATGGGAATGGTGATCGGGCTCGAACCGTCGAAAGTGGCGGAATACAAGCGGCTGCATGCGGCCGTCTGGCCGGAGATTCTCGCGCTGATCAGCGCGTGCAACATCACCAACTACTCGATCTTCCTGAAGGAGCCGGAAAATCTTCTCTTCGGCTACTGGGAATATGTCGGGGAGGATTTCGAAGCCGACATGGCGAAAATGGCGGCACATCCGAAGAACCAGGAATGGTGGTCGGTGTGCATGCCCTGCCAGAAGCCGCTCGAACGCCGCAGGCAAGGCGAGTGGTGGGCGATGATGGAGGAAGTCTTTCATCATGACTGAGACCTTCGATCCCTCGTCGCTGCGGCAATGGTGGCCGAAGCCGGTTACGCCACGGCCCATCGTCATCTTCGGTGCGGGCAGCATCGTCGGCGATGCCCATCTTCCGGCCTACAGGAACGCTGGCTTCCCGGTGGCCGGCATCTTCGATCCGGATTCGGAGAAGGCGGCGGCGCTCGCGCGGCATTGGGATGTCAGGGCGTTTACGAGCGAAGGCGAGGCCCTTTCCGCGGAGAACGCGATCTTCGATCTCGCGACGCCGCCGGCCGCGCACGCCTCGATCCTCTCGAAGCTGCCGAAGGGCTCCTTTGCGCTGATACAGAAGCCGATGGGCAGCGATCTTGCGGCGGCGACCGGGATTCTCGAAATCTGCCGTGAGCGGAACATCAGGGCGGCGGCGAACTTTCAGCTCCGCTTCGCGCCGATGATGCTGGCGCTCAAGGATGCCATCGCCAGGGGCCATCTCGGCGAGGTGGTCGATTTCGACGCCTGGCTGGCGCTTGCGACGCCCTGGGGGCTGTGGCCGTTCCTGAAGGGACTGCCGCGCATCGAGATCGCGATGCATTCGATCCACTATCTGGACCTCGTGCGCAGTCTCCTAGGCGACCCGCAGGGTGTTCACGCCAAGACGATCGGCCATCCGAACCACGATGTGGCGCAGACCCGCACCGCCGCGATCCTCGATTACGGCGGTGCCGTGCGCTGCGTGCTTTCCGTCAATCACGACCACGATTTCGGGCGGAAGTTCCAGGCCTGTGAATTCCGCATCTGCGGGACAAAGGGTGCCGCCTATGTCAAGCTCGGCGTCAATCTCGACTACCCGCGCGGCGAGCCGGACGAGCTGTGGATTCGCCCGGCCGGAGGTGCCGACTGGATTCAGGTGCCGCTCGAAGGTTCCTGGTTTCCCGATGCTTTCGCCAACCGGATGGCCAATCTGCAACGCCATGCCTGTGGCGAGAATGATGAACTCATAGGTTCGATCGAGGACGCATGGCGGACGATGGCACTGGTGGAGGCCGCCTATCAATCGAGCGCGCGGCCGGCAACGCCGATCGCAGCGCTTCCATTGGAAAAGTGAAATGAGCGAGCAGACGATCTATTACGAGGACTACGAACAGGGCCATGTGCGGCTGACGAGCGGGCGCACGATTACGGAAACGGACTTCGTCGTGCATGCCGGGCATACGGGTGATTTCTTCCCGCACCACATGGACGCGGAGTTTGCCAAAACGCTCCCCGGCGGTCAGCGCATTGCCCACGGCACGATGATCTTCTCGATCGGTGTCGGGCTCACCGCCTCCTTGATCAACCCCGTCGCCTTCTCTTACGGTTACGACCGTCTGCGATTCGTCCGCCCCGTCCATATCGGCGATACGATCCGCACCCGCGTCACCATCGCCGCCAAGGAAGACGATCCGAAGCGCCCGAGGGCCGGCCGGGTCATCGAGCGGTGCGAGGTCATCAACCAGCGCGGCGAGGTCGTTCTTGCCGCCGATCACATTCTAATCGTCGAACGCAAATTTGAGGGATCCATCCAATGACAGCGAAGCTTGCCGGAAAGGTCGTCCTCGTTACAGCCGCGGCGCAGGGGATCGGACGCGCAACCGCACTCGCCTTCGCAAGGGAAGGCGCTAAGGTCCACGCGACGGATATCAACACGGATGCTCTTGCCAGCCTTGATGGTGAGGCCGGCATCAGCACCCATCGGCTCGATGTCCTCGACACCACTGCGGTCGAGGCGCTGGTCGCAGAGATCGGCCCGGTGGACGTGCTCTTCAATTGTGCCGGCTTCGTGCATGCAGGCTCGGTGCTCGCGATGAAGGACGCGGACCTCGATTTCGCCTTCGACCTCAACGTCAAGTCGATGATCCGCACCATCCGCGCGGTGCTGCCCGGGATGATCGCACGCAAGGACGGATCGATCATCAATATGGCCTCGGTGGCCTCCAGCATCAAAGGCGTGCCGAACCGCTTCGCCTATGGGGTGACCAAGGCAGCCGTCATCGGGCTGACGAAAGCCGTTGCCGCGGATTATGTGGGCGACGGCATTCGCTGTAATGCGATCTGCCCGGGAACGGTCGAAAGTCCGTCACTCGAAAGCCGCATGCGGGCACAGGGAGACTACGAAACGGCGCGTGCGGCCTTCATCTCCCGCCAGCCGATGGGCCGTCTCGGCACGCCCGAAGAGATCGCCGACCTTGCCGTCTATCTCGCCGGCGCCACCTACACCTCCGGCCAAGCCTACGCCATTGACGGCGGCTGGACCATTTGAACGTTCAATCAGGGAAAAGCACATGAAATTTCTTCGTTACGGCGAACCGGGCCAGGAAAAGCCGGGTCTTCTCGGATCCGACGGCATCATCCGCGATCTTTCCGGCCACGTGCCCGATCTCTCCGCCGACGCGCTCGACCCCAGCAAGCTTGACGAACTCGCGAAGCTCGATGTCGGGGTGCTGCCTGCCGTGTCCGGTAATCCGAGGCTTGGGCCCTGCGTCGGCGGTACCGGCAAGTTCATCTGCATCGGCCTCAACTATTCCGATCACGCCGCCGAGACGGGCGCGACCGTGCCGCCGGAGCCGATCATCTTCATGAAGGCGACCTCCGCGATCGTCGGGCCGAACGACGATCTGGTCCTGCCGCGCGGTTCGGAAAAGACCGACTGGGAAGTGGAACTCGGCATCGTGATCGGAAAGACCGCCAAATATGTGAGCGACGCCGAGGCACTCGACTACGTCGCCGGCTATTGCACGGTCCACGATGTCTCCGAGCGCGCTTTCCAGACGGAGCGTCACGGTCAGTGGACGAAGGGCAAGTCCTGCGACACCTTCGGACCGACCGGACCGTGGCTCGTCACCAAGGACGAGGTGGCGGACCCGCAGAATCTCGCAATGTGGCTGAAGGTCAACGGCGAGACGATGCAGGACGGCTCGACCAAGACGATGGTCTACGGCGCCGCCTATCTCGTCTCTTATCTCTCGCAGTTCATGTCGCTGCGCCCCGGTGATATCATCTCGACCGGCACGCCGCCGGGCGTCGGCATGGGCATGAAGCCGCCGCGCTATCTGAAGGCCGGCGACGTCGTCGAACTTGGCATAGAGGGCCTCGGCAGCCAGAAGCAGCGCGTTCGCGCCGACGCCTGAGCTGATCGAACGGTTCCTTCGGTCCTATCCGACTGAAGGGCGGAAAAAGCAGTATCGAAGTGCCACAGCGATCTTCGCGCGTCCGAAAGGGCGCGCGGCGCTGCAGGTCTATTGGAG
Protein-coding regions in this window:
- a CDS encoding mandelate racemase/muconate lactonizing enzyme family protein, translating into MARIEKIELRMVDLPPKVKRTDAIQSFVSQETPIVTITDADGATGTGYSYTIGTGGSSVMRLLSDHLVPILLGEDADCIEALWHRMEFATHATTIGAITALALAAVDTALWDLRAKKQKLPLWKLAGGAKESCPLYTTEGGWLHIEKQALVDDALQAKAKGFSGSKVKIGKPSGAEDYDRLSAMRAALGDGFEIMTDCNQGFTVDEAIRRAARLRELDLAWIEEPLPADDLDGHIRLTRSTPTPIAVGESIYSIRHFREYMQKGACSIVQVDVARIGGITPWLKVAHAAEAFDIPVCPHFLMELHVSLVCAVPNGKYVEYIPQLDDLTQKGMEIREGRAVAPSDPGIGIAWDWEAVRARSVAEFTREFRR
- a CDS encoding L-rhamnose mutarotase, which codes for MQRMGMVIGLEPSKVAEYKRLHAAVWPEILALISACNITNYSIFLKEPENLLFGYWEYVGEDFEADMAKMAAHPKNQEWWSVCMPCQKPLERRRQGEWWAMMEEVFHHD
- a CDS encoding Gfo/Idh/MocA family protein, whose amino-acid sequence is MTETFDPSSLRQWWPKPVTPRPIVIFGAGSIVGDAHLPAYRNAGFPVAGIFDPDSEKAAALARHWDVRAFTSEGEALSAENAIFDLATPPAAHASILSKLPKGSFALIQKPMGSDLAAATGILEICRERNIRAAANFQLRFAPMMLALKDAIARGHLGEVVDFDAWLALATPWGLWPFLKGLPRIEIAMHSIHYLDLVRSLLGDPQGVHAKTIGHPNHDVAQTRTAAILDYGGAVRCVLSVNHDHDFGRKFQACEFRICGTKGAAYVKLGVNLDYPRGEPDELWIRPAGGADWIQVPLEGSWFPDAFANRMANLQRHACGENDELIGSIEDAWRTMALVEAAYQSSARPATPIAALPLEK
- a CDS encoding MaoC/PaaZ C-terminal domain-containing protein yields the protein MSEQTIYYEDYEQGHVRLTSGRTITETDFVVHAGHTGDFFPHHMDAEFAKTLPGGQRIAHGTMIFSIGVGLTASLINPVAFSYGYDRLRFVRPVHIGDTIRTRVTIAAKEDDPKRPRAGRVIERCEVINQRGEVVLAADHILIVERKFEGSIQ
- a CDS encoding SDR family oxidoreductase, coding for MTAKLAGKVVLVTAAAQGIGRATALAFAREGAKVHATDINTDALASLDGEAGISTHRLDVLDTTAVEALVAEIGPVDVLFNCAGFVHAGSVLAMKDADLDFAFDLNVKSMIRTIRAVLPGMIARKDGSIINMASVASSIKGVPNRFAYGVTKAAVIGLTKAVAADYVGDGIRCNAICPGTVESPSLESRMRAQGDYETARAAFISRQPMGRLGTPEEIADLAVYLAGATYTSGQAYAIDGGWTI
- a CDS encoding fumarylacetoacetate hydrolase family protein, yielding MKFLRYGEPGQEKPGLLGSDGIIRDLSGHVPDLSADALDPSKLDELAKLDVGVLPAVSGNPRLGPCVGGTGKFICIGLNYSDHAAETGATVPPEPIIFMKATSAIVGPNDDLVLPRGSEKTDWEVELGIVIGKTAKYVSDAEALDYVAGYCTVHDVSERAFQTERHGQWTKGKSCDTFGPTGPWLVTKDEVADPQNLAMWLKVNGETMQDGSTKTMVYGAAYLVSYLSQFMSLRPGDIISTGTPPGVGMGMKPPRYLKAGDVVELGIEGLGSQKQRVRADA